A genomic region of Colletotrichum destructivum chromosome 1, complete sequence contains the following coding sequences:
- a CDS encoding Putative metallopeptidase, catalytic domain superfamily, translated as MRLLLLFQQLFLLAIARQVQSHVSPRTFKFKGEKEGQIGGCNAADVKIILEEIEIAKEAAEFAAEQLTKYPFFQAFQEPKAFGKKELENAGKEVFTRIAAMLDGFHKDDRFTIECRNKRCTEEDADTVAIMSTKKDGILDPILSFCPKFFETDSSTQKKLERYKKAMGRNRNYVERWSGTINMQDLSRTRSVVIMHELTHTPYVAMPIKELLGRKDEENMQVFNILCGLGAFITKDYYYEASDCYRMARGYHNALTKILKSPEWVRGARKAAENAESWALIASGMYMSKQLRIKQIPIQGIEDWMWEDIRIGAQ; from the exons ATGCGCCTTTTGTTACTGTTTCAACAGCTGTTTTTACTCGCCATTGCTAGGCAAGTCCAGAGCCATGTTTCGCCACGCACGTTCAAGTTCAAGGGCGAAAAAGAAGGTCAAATTGGCGGGTGCAACGCAGCCGATGTCAAAATCATCCTCGAAGAGATAGagatcgccaaggaggcAGCCGAGTTCGCGGCTGAGCAACTCACCAAGTACCCTTTCTTCCAGGCATTCCAAGAGCCGAAAGCCTTTGGCAAAAAGGAACTAGAAAACGCAGGCAAGGAGGTCTTCACCCGCATCGCGGCAATGCTGGACGGGTTCCACAAGGACGACAGGTTCACCATCGAATGCCGCAACAAGCGTTGCACtgaggaggacgccgacaCGGTCGCAATAATGTCGACAAAGAAGGACGGGATCCTAGACCCTATCTTATCCTTTTGCCCAAAGTTTTTCGAGACCGATTCGTCGACCCAGAAAAAACTAGAACGGTACAAAAAGGCGATGGGTAGGAACCGTAACTATGTGGAGAGATGGTCCGGGACTATCAACATGCAGGACCTCAGTCGCACAAGGTCCGTTGTGATCATGCATGAGCTTACCCATACACCCTATGTGGCAATGCCAATCAAGGAGCTGCTTGGTCGAAAAGACGAGGAAAACATGCAAGTATTCAACATCCTTTGCGGGCTTGGGGC GTTTATTACCAAAGACTATTACTATGAGGCATCAGACTGTTACAGGATGGCCCGAGGTTATCACAATGCGTTGACTAAAATCCTAAAGAGTCCAGAGTGGGTGAGGGGCGCACGGAAGGCTGCCGAGAACGCAGAGAGCTGGGCCCTCATTGCCTCGGGCATGTACATGTCAAAGCAGTTGAGGATAAAGCAAATCCCTATTCAAGGCATCGAAGATTGGATGTGGGAAGACATTCGCATAGGCGCTCAGTAA
- a CDS encoding Putative Root UVB sensitive family, whose protein sequence is MPTYSTQVLLERPKMASRSASLAIAEYDKAGNLKAKYVESASRIGPSRVDVLDSVQAFAGSIAGMISSRAVWEGLGVGDSLASPTGAMLVQVIRESTGRFATIAFAHLFGTSIEAECKAWRLAADVLCDVAMVLDCLSPIFPHGVRFLVLCFSSLLYSASGVAGNASKSSLSGHFAKWNNLGELNAKDASQETAISLIGMISGTFVVSLLTDQRATWATLIFLLALHLFLNWKGVRAVKSRSLNRQRANIAFSALFSKGQVLTPHHVAERERIFERRGGEVFRWNSGVVLGHCKYGVSLQSLLEALASGRGGRERCFRLATVDLSTLLRRFEKEEYVLWCVVSERTSYDAASRVKVMVVLKDGVSPKSQLKAWFHGLLLARRLSGQREDDLAQAGLDQLVMLHHIEASLEIASEKYEEYARRLCFAGWNLDVSVLETRSGSRIVREPDATEALRVHAEERTI, encoded by the exons ATGCCGACGTACTCGACGCAGGTCCTGTTGGAGAGGCCCAAGATGGCTAGCAGGTCAGCCTCTCTGGCGATTGCCGAGTATGACAAGGCCGGGAATCTCAAGGCCAAATACGTCgagtcggcctcgaggataGGGCCCTCGAGGGTCGACGTCCTG GACTCTGTCCAGGCGTTTGCCGGCTCCATTGCCGGCATGATCTCGTCTCGTGCTGTCTGGGAAG GTCTGGGTGTTGGCGACTCGTTGGCATCCCCAACCGGAGCCATGCTGGTCCAGGTCATCAGAGAGTCCACGGGCAGGTTCGCGACCATCGCATTCGCCCACCTGTTCGGGACGtccatcgaggccgagtgCAAGGCGTGGCGGCTGGCCGCGGACGTGCTCTGCGACGTCGCCATGGTTCTCGACTGCCTGTCTCCCATCTTCCCGCACGGCGTCAGGTTCCTCGTGCTGTGCTTCTCGAGTCTGCTGTACTCGGCCAGCGGCGTCGCGGGGAACGCGTCCAAGAGCAGCCTCAGCGGCCACTTTGCCAAGTGGAacaacctcggcgagctcaATGCT AAAGACGCCAGCCAAGAAACGGCCATCTCTCTAATTGGAATGATC TCTGGCACATTCGTGGTATCGCTGCTCACAGACCAAAGAGCCACATGGGCGACGCTCATCTTCCTTCTGGCACTTCATCTCTTCCTGAACTGGAAGGGCGTCAGAGCGGTCAAGTCCCGCTCGCTCAACCGGCAGCGGGCCAACATTGCATTCTCGGCCTTGTTCTCCAAGGGCCAGGTCCTCACGCCTCATCACGTCGCCGAGAGGGAGCGCATCTTCGAAAGGCGCGGGGGCGAGGTATTCCGCTGGAACTCGGGGGTGGTCCTCGGCCATTGCAAGTACGGCGTGTCTCTCCAGTCTCTTCTCGAGGCTCTGGCCAGCGGTCGCGGCGGCAGGGAAAGATGTTTCCGCCTCGCGACGGTGGACTTGTCCACGCTGCTCCGTcgcttcgagaaggaggagtaTGTCCTCTGGTGCGTGGTCTCGGAGCGGACGTCGTACGACGCAGCGTCGAGGGTCAAGGTCATGGTCGTGCTCAAGGACGGGGTCTCGCCCAAGTCGCAGCTGAAGGCCTGGTTCCacgggctgctgctggcgaggCGGCTGAGCGGCCAGAGGGAAGACGACCTGGCCCAGGCCGGGCTGGACCAGCTGGTGATGCTGCACCACATCGAGGCGAGCCTGGAGATCGCAAGCGAAAAATACGAAGAGTATGCGAGGAGGCTCTGCTTCGCGGGCTGGAACCTCGACGTGTCCGTGCTGGAGACCCGATCAGGTTCTCGGATCGTACGCGAGCCTGACGCAACGGAGGCGCTCAGAGTTCATGCGGAGGAACGGACGATCTAG